Part of the Paenibacillus sp. FSL R7-0273 genome is shown below.
CGCGCCTTCAGCATGCCTTCGACGCTCTGCCAGGTGCGCTGCCCGGCACCGCCGCCGGAACGCGGATTTATAATCAGTAAATACATGGATGCTCCTCCAGCCTGTAAAGTCCTTGAGTGTACTGATTTCATTGTAAGGAGTAGACAGGCAAAAGGGAATCACAATTACATGGCAGCGGCGGTGCACACCCATTTACAGCTGGCGGAGCTGACTTTCCGCGAGATCGCCTGCCAAGGGCAGCTTATACCACCTGCCGCCCAGGGAATGAAAGAGCATCAGCAGCCAGACGGAGAAGGCGAGCAGCGAGAGAATAGCACCGACAAAACCGCCGATCAGCGGAATGAAGCCGCTGATGACATGGGCAACCATCAGCACGCCGAAGGCAATCAGGGACTGCAGGGCATGGAAAAGCACGAAGCGGCTGCGCTTCTCCAGCGCCAGGAACACGACAGGTCCGACAAAAGGAAGGAAGTAACAGACAGCGGCAGCGATATTCTCGGGCAGTCCGGTGGACGATTTGAACGGGGACATAGTGCTCACTCTCCTTGTACTTGGAGAAGAAGGCGGGAATCTGGCGCCCGGCACACAGGCGGGGCCACGTTCCCTGCTCCTTCCTTACTAGGAGCCTATGATTTGCAGATACAAAGTATGTGAAGCAGGCTTCAGGGATTCATTGCCGGAATAATATGCTGTTCAAGCAGCCTGCGCGGATTCCTCCAGCGGCTTACTGCGCTTTCGGCGGTAAAAACAACTGCAGAATCCAGCTCAGGCAGCAGCCAGAGCTGCTGGCCCCCGTGGCCGTGGGCGAGTACGTAAGGCTGCCCGCTTATGCGGCCGTTCCAGAACTGGTAGCCGTAATCCCCGTAGGCAGGATAGCCGTCTGTCTGCTTGCTGAAGGCCTCTTCCAGCCAGCTTTGCGGAATCACCTGCCGTCCCTCATAAAGGCCTCCTCCGAGCAGGCAGATGCCGAGCTTGGCTATATCCCTCGAGGTCAGGGAGAGCCCGATGTGCCCCATACTGTGTCCCTCCGGGCTGGGCAGCCAGGCGGTGTGTTTGATGCCAAGGGGGCCGAACAGATGCTGCCGGGCATAGCTGAATGCATCCTGTCCTGTGCCTTCGCTCAGAATGACAGAGAGCAGATGCGAATCGCTGCTGCGGTACTGGAAGCAGCCTATATTTTCTGCATCCAGCGGTAAATTAAGAATGAACTGCACCCACCGGCGGCTGCGCTGCAGATT
Proteins encoded:
- a CDS encoding DUF4870 domain-containing protein, giving the protein MSPFKSSTGLPENIAAAVCYFLPFVGPVVFLALEKRSRFVLFHALQSLIAFGVLMVAHVISGFIPLIGGFVGAILSLLAFSVWLLMLFHSLGGRWYKLPLAGDLAESQLRQL
- a CDS encoding serine hydrolase domain-containing protein translates to MDNRISLLSSPYNTAPAMAQARPEETGTGSSQLEQAHETILKEYPKMHSMLVVRSGKLVYEQYYADYHAGSLNDLRSATKSVVSLLTGIAIGRGELSGTHLTVPDALRSYLPAPSDPLLMQLTLRHLLSMTSGFRWITGSKLGEPLVRNLQRSRRWVQFILNLPLDAENIGCFQYRSSDSHLLSVILSEGTGQDAFSYARQHLFGPLGIKHTAWLPSPEGHSMGHIGLSLTSRDIAKLGICLLGGGLYEGRQVIPQSWLEEAFSKQTDGYPAYGDYGYQFWNGRISGQPYVLAHGHGGQQLWLLPELDSAVVFTAESAVSRWRNPRRLLEQHIIPAMNP